A window of the Halotia branconii CENA392 genome harbors these coding sequences:
- a CDS encoding MFS transporter, whose product MLTKLILLATLYTTQFIPTTFFIQTVPVFMRQQNMSLDAIGLLSFLILPSALKFLWSPFIDRYHLPRLGRYRGWIICFQVLLALVTFGCGFIDIQENFNILVFCMFLAFLFSASQDIATDALAVNLLEPRERGLGNAIQAGGNVFGAIIGGGGALILLDRIGWRYSLIIMSVVIFLTLIPVILYKEKISNKSQKSKFFKSYFQPFINFLSRPKALPWLFVVLLYMGGEMMSGTMLRPLFVDRGLSLSDIGLMLGIVSYSVRIVSALIAGVLITHWGRLRSLALFGFAASMVTLLYIIPAIGISSLPVLYAVSITVNAAQSMAYTALLSAMMDKCEPATAATDYTFQVSVVYIGGIAASVLSGAIASATGYTFMFIISAALSLLSVLLIINLRS is encoded by the coding sequence ATGCTTACTAAATTAATTTTACTCGCCACACTTTATACTACTCAATTCATTCCGACAACCTTTTTTATCCAAACCGTACCTGTTTTTATGCGACAACAAAATATGTCGCTGGATGCTATCGGGTTGTTAAGTTTTCTCATTCTTCCCTCAGCCTTAAAATTTCTGTGGTCGCCTTTTATTGACCGCTACCATTTGCCAAGGTTAGGACGTTATCGCGGTTGGATTATCTGTTTTCAAGTTTTGTTAGCACTTGTAACATTTGGATGTGGATTTATTGATATTCAAGAGAATTTCAATATCTTAGTTTTTTGTATGTTTCTCGCTTTTTTATTCTCCGCCAGCCAAGACATTGCAACTGATGCGTTAGCAGTAAATTTACTCGAACCGCGAGAAAGAGGACTAGGAAACGCTATTCAAGCTGGGGGAAATGTTTTTGGCGCTATTATTGGTGGAGGTGGAGCGCTGATTTTACTAGATAGAATCGGCTGGCGGTATAGCTTGATAATCATGTCAGTTGTAATTTTTCTGACTTTAATTCCAGTAATATTATATAAAGAAAAAATTAGTAATAAATCTCAGAAATCAAAATTTTTTAAATCTTATTTTCAACCTTTTATCAACTTTCTCTCGCGTCCCAAAGCATTACCGTGGCTTTTCGTAGTATTGCTATATATGGGAGGCGAAATGATGTCAGGTACAATGCTCCGTCCACTTTTTGTTGATAGAGGTTTGTCGCTCTCAGATATTGGCTTAATGTTGGGTATTGTCAGTTACAGTGTCCGTATTGTTAGTGCTTTAATTGCAGGAGTTTTGATTACCCACTGGGGAAGATTACGTTCTCTAGCTCTATTTGGCTTTGCTGCAAGCATGGTGACACTTTTGTATATCATACCTGCAATTGGTATCAGTAGTTTACCTGTGTTGTATGCTGTTAGTATCACAGTCAATGCAGCCCAAAGTATGGCATATACTGCATTACTAAGTGCCATGATGGATAAATGCGAACCTGCAACAGCCGCTACTGATTATACATTTCAGGTGTCAGTAGTATACATTGGCGGAATTGCTGCTTCAGTTTTGAGTGGTGCGATCGCCAGTGCTACGGGATATACGTTTATGTTTATCATTAGTGCAGCCTTGAGTTTATTGAGCGTATTACTAATAATCAACTTGCGGTCATAG
- a CDS encoding chlorophyll a/b-binding protein: protein MTSKGFTMNELGQLNNFAIEPKVYVDKTPRAGFTEYAEKLNGRLAMIGFVSLIAVEVVTGHGLIGWLTNL from the coding sequence ATGACAAGCAAAGGCTTTACCATGAACGAACTCGGTCAACTCAACAACTTTGCAATTGAACCAAAGGTTTATGTAGATAAAACCCCAAGAGCAGGTTTTACCGAGTACGCCGAGAAACTCAATGGACGTTTGGCGATGATTGGTTTTGTCTCACTCATAGCTGTAGAAGTTGTCACAGGACACGGCTTGATTGGATGGCTGACAAACCTATAA
- a CDS encoding ubiquinol-cytochrome c reductase iron-sulfur subunit, whose product MKRRDFITCFGLGYLASSLPEKVVAYAPETTAISSTSGDWQPVGTVAELDKTGQLLNENSSVGSVLVIGTSKSKNLVAVNPTCTHMGCTLEWLAEEKIFLCPCHASEFAANGNVQMGPATKPLSNYETKIEGNLVIVKRNS is encoded by the coding sequence ATGAAACGTCGTGACTTTATTACTTGCTTTGGTTTAGGTTATTTGGCAAGTAGCCTACCTGAAAAAGTTGTGGCTTATGCTCCAGAAACTACAGCAATATCATCAACATCTGGAGATTGGCAACCAGTAGGAACAGTTGCCGAATTGGATAAAACTGGTCAGCTATTAAATGAAAACTCATCTGTTGGTTCAGTATTGGTAATTGGTACTTCTAAAAGCAAAAATCTAGTGGCTGTGAACCCTACCTGCACTCACATGGGTTGCACATTAGAGTGGCTTGCAGAAGAAAAGATATTTTTATGCCCTTGTCATGCTTCTGAATTTGCTGCCAATGGTAATGTGCAAATGGGGCCAGCTACAAAACCACTATCAAATTACGAGACAAAAATAGAAGGCAATTTAGTTATTGTGAAACGTAATTCGTAA
- the cobW gene encoding cobalamin biosynthesis protein CobW, protein MQKIPVTVITGFLGAGKTTLIRHLLQNNEGRRIAVLVNEFGEIGIDGELLRDCQVCDDEEDSNSNIVELTNGCLCCTVQEEFLPAMQELLKRRASLDCMLIETSGLALPKPLVQAFRWPEIRTGATVDSVITVVDCEALATNQYVGDLAAVLAQRQADSSLEHETPIEELFEDQLACADLVLLTKSDRVDEETQVRVQDWLKQNLSPGVKIIPCQDGKISGDLLLGFNAAVEDNLDSRPSHHDTEEDHEHDEGINAVQLLLDQAFEPTVLVKRLQTLVQQQEIYRIKGFVVVPNKAMRLVLQGVGNRFDYFYDRLWKPDELRQTRLVFIGQELNQVRIESLVLGEEVSATIQ, encoded by the coding sequence ATGCAAAAAATTCCCGTCACAGTAATTACAGGATTTCTCGGCGCAGGCAAAACGACGTTAATTCGCCATTTACTCCAAAACAATGAAGGACGACGCATTGCTGTTTTGGTGAATGAATTTGGAGAAATCGGAATTGATGGCGAACTTTTACGTGATTGCCAAGTATGTGACGATGAAGAAGACTCCAACAGTAATATTGTTGAACTCACCAACGGTTGTCTGTGCTGTACGGTGCAAGAAGAATTCCTCCCAGCGATGCAAGAATTGTTGAAGCGACGCGCGAGCCTTGATTGTATGTTGATTGAAACCTCTGGACTAGCACTACCAAAACCATTGGTGCAAGCATTTCGTTGGCCGGAGATTCGCACAGGCGCTACCGTAGACAGCGTAATTACTGTGGTTGACTGTGAAGCTTTGGCAACTAATCAATATGTAGGTGATTTAGCAGCCGTTTTAGCACAGAGACAAGCCGACTCTAGTCTAGAACACGAAACACCCATTGAGGAACTGTTTGAAGATCAACTGGCTTGTGCTGATCTAGTATTGCTGACTAAGAGCGATCGCGTTGATGAAGAAACGCAGGTTAGAGTACAGGATTGGTTAAAGCAGAACTTATCCCCTGGTGTAAAAATCATTCCTTGCCAGGATGGTAAAATCAGTGGCGATTTGTTACTCGGTTTCAACGCTGCGGTAGAAGACAACTTAGATAGTCGTCCTAGTCATCACGATACTGAAGAAGACCACGAACATGATGAAGGAATTAATGCAGTACAACTACTGCTAGACCAAGCATTTGAGCCAACTGTCCTAGTAAAACGCTTGCAAACATTGGTGCAGCAGCAAGAAATTTATCGAATTAAGGGATTTGTAGTAGTTCCAAACAAAGCCATGCGTCTGGTATTACAGGGTGTTGGTAATCGATTTGACTACTTTTACGATCGTCTTTGGAAACCCGACGAACTCCGTCAAACAAGATTAGTATTCATTGGACAGGAACTCAATCAGGTTCGCATTGAATCATTGGTGTTGGGGGAGGAAGTAAGTGCGACCATCCAATAG
- a CDS encoding class I SAM-dependent methyltransferase, translating into MQKPKLINIPKSTRYQNAAIDYYMGLTNSSYLHYGYWEPLPTVGEELTLTRLRAAQEAYAAKLFSFIPEGIKTVLDVGCGIGGNAVYLRDRGFIVEGLAPDTLQQEKFIKNTNFQVAFYLTRFEDFHTSNSYDLVLLSESSQYIAVDDLAEGAARLLHSGGYLLLADMMRSHAEYQKGIFSNCHVAGELQAALLKAGFELIKTEDISTHIAPTIDLCVEKFGTFGLTTIKYIADLVAIAVPPLYTLGRWAFKRWLEKPIAEGLAARTIFENHLCYSVQLWQLSKGV; encoded by the coding sequence ATGCAAAAACCAAAACTAATCAATATTCCCAAATCGACTCGCTACCAAAATGCGGCGATAGATTATTACATGGGACTTACAAATTCCTCCTATCTCCATTACGGGTATTGGGAGCCACTACCTACTGTGGGTGAGGAATTGACTCTAACTCGTCTGCGTGCGGCGCAGGAAGCTTATGCAGCCAAGCTTTTTAGTTTTATTCCAGAGGGTATAAAAACTGTGCTGGATGTCGGCTGCGGGATTGGTGGGAATGCAGTGTATTTACGCGATCGCGGTTTCATTGTTGAGGGATTAGCACCTGACACACTCCAGCAAGAAAAGTTTATCAAGAATACCAACTTTCAAGTAGCTTTCTATTTAACGAGATTTGAAGATTTTCACACCTCAAACTCCTACGATTTAGTTCTGTTGAGTGAAAGCAGTCAATATATTGCTGTTGACGATTTAGCCGAAGGTGCGGCTCGTTTACTACATAGCGGTGGCTACCTGCTGCTTGCAGATATGATGCGTTCTCATGCTGAATACCAAAAGGGTATCTTTTCCAATTGTCATGTCGCTGGTGAACTCCAAGCGGCTTTACTAAAAGCTGGGTTCGAGTTAATCAAGACTGAGGACATCTCCACCCATATTGCACCAACAATTGATTTGTGTGTTGAAAAATTCGGTACTTTTGGGCTAACTACCATCAAATATATTGCAGATTTGGTGGCGATCGCCGTCCCACCATTATACACACTCGGTCGTTGGGCATTTAAGCGTTGGTTGGAAAAGCCAATTGCTGAGGGGTTAGCAGCACGCACTATTTTTGAAAACCATCTGTGTTATTCCGTTCAACTTTGGCAGTTATCTAAAGGAGTTTAA
- a CDS encoding DUF1636 family protein: MNKKQHTLFVCTTCASVWQNGKRVDESGGRQLLQQLQALAQTWELQHKFSIQGVECMSACNHACAFAEGVGAAIAFTGEEKLTYLFGNLAVDDSPSAILQCATQYYVNPDGLLPWSERPERLKTGILAKIPPLNKWAKLTVDCC, encoded by the coding sequence ATGAACAAAAAACAACATACTTTATTTGTCTGCACGACCTGCGCCAGTGTGTGGCAAAATGGCAAGCGAGTTGATGAAAGTGGTGGACGGCAGCTATTGCAACAACTCCAAGCACTTGCACAAACTTGGGAATTGCAACATAAATTCTCCATTCAAGGAGTTGAATGTATGAGTGCTTGCAACCATGCTTGTGCGTTCGCCGAAGGCGTTGGCGCAGCTATCGCCTTTACAGGAGAAGAGAAATTAACCTATCTTTTCGGCAATTTAGCAGTTGATGATAGTCCATCTGCAATACTGCAATGTGCAACTCAATACTACGTCAACCCTGATGGTTTACTACCTTGGTCAGAACGTCCAGAACGTTTAAAAACAGGAATTTTAGCAAAAATCCCACCCCTAAATAAGTGGGCAAAATTAACCGTGGATTGCTGTTAA
- a CDS encoding methyltransferase domain-containing protein — MDSVIGFLLILVIGIAAYFLTARKYESSATVANSYDQWTLDGILEFYWGEHIHLGHYGSPPRRKDFLTAKSDFVHEMVKWGGLEKLPPGTTVLDVGCGIGGSSRILARDYGFAVTGITISPIQVNRAQELTPLGLNAQFAVDDAMALSFPDASFDVVWSIEAGPHMPDKTVFARELMRVLKPGGVLVVADWNQRDDRQKPLNFWEKPVMRQLLEQWSHPAFSSIEGFSELLAETELVEGEVITADWTQETLPSWFDSIWQGIARPQGLVRFGLSGFVKSVREVPTLLLMRLAFGAGLCRFGMFRAVRANSHTELMDRNFANQNPSSLVR; from the coding sequence ATTGATTCTGTAATTGGTTTTCTTCTGATTTTGGTGATTGGAATTGCGGCTTATTTCCTAACTGCCCGCAAGTATGAATCCTCAGCCACAGTCGCCAATTCCTACGACCAATGGACGCTTGACGGCATCCTAGAGTTTTATTGGGGGGAACACATTCACCTCGGTCATTACGGTTCGCCGCCACGACGAAAGGATTTTTTGACTGCTAAATCTGATTTTGTGCATGAAATGGTTAAATGGGGAGGTTTAGAAAAATTACCTCCTGGTACTACCGTCTTAGATGTTGGCTGTGGGATCGGGGGTAGCAGCCGGATTTTAGCGCGAGATTATGGATTTGCTGTCACAGGGATTACCATTAGTCCTATTCAGGTTAACCGCGCCCAGGAGTTAACACCCCTTGGGCTAAATGCCCAGTTTGCGGTCGATGATGCGATGGCATTGTCGTTTCCAGATGCCAGTTTTGATGTAGTCTGGTCAATCGAAGCAGGCCCCCACATGCCAGATAAAACCGTTTTTGCTAGAGAACTAATGCGGGTGCTAAAGCCTGGTGGGGTCTTGGTTGTAGCTGACTGGAATCAGAGAGATGACCGCCAAAAACCCCTAAATTTTTGGGAGAAACCAGTAATGCGGCAACTGCTCGAACAGTGGTCTCATCCAGCTTTTTCCAGTATTGAAGGCTTTTCTGAGCTTTTGGCGGAGACAGAATTAGTTGAGGGGGAGGTAATTACGGCAGACTGGACTCAAGAAACCCTTCCTTCTTGGTTCGATTCGATTTGGCAAGGGATAGCTCGACCACAGGGATTAGTGCGTTTTGGGCTGTCTGGTTTTGTCAAGTCTGTGCGCGAAGTGCCAACGCTTTTACTGATGCGTTTGGCGTTTGGTGCAGGGCTATGTCGATTTGGAATGTTCCGGGCTGTGCGGGCAAACTCACACACAGAATTGATGGACAGAAACTTTGCCAACCAAAATCCCTCAAGCTTGGTTAGGTAG
- a CDS encoding transposase produces the protein MLDILSLLQCLLPQINATTMRRMNQIIMAMLAMSGRATMLGISRWTDIGGSYRTMLRFFHTVIPWATLFWLFFRKHLWRKDEVYLLAGDEVVVSKSGKQTYGLDRFFSSLVNKPISGLSFFVLSLVSVEQRQSFPIQIEQVIKSNTKTNIQLSSEKIKTKEKRGRGRPKGSKNKNKTEVIFTSELLLIKKMINSLFKLVANFIPLTYLVVDGHFGNNNALQMARQVNLHIISKLRHDSALYIPYENPDYHKRSRRKYGDKLDYSNIPDKYLSKSSIEDEIQSDIYQATLLHKEFAQALNVVILVKTNLKTNVRSHVVLFSSDLELSFEKIIDYYKLRFQIEFNFRDAKQFWGLEDFMNLRQTAVTNAANFAFFMVNLSHHLLADFRLINPGSGIIDLKAHYRGFRYIHEILKMLPEIPEPILLNQIFAKLTSLGRIHPVSTGVEPS, from the coding sequence ATGTTGGACATCCTATCACTGTTACAATGCCTGCTACCGCAGATCAACGCTACGACGATGCGCCGAATGAACCAGATCATCATGGCCATGTTAGCAATGAGCGGCCGAGCCACCATGTTGGGAATTTCTCGTTGGACAGACATTGGTGGTAGTTATCGGACAATGTTGAGATTTTTTCATACAGTAATACCTTGGGCAACATTGTTTTGGCTGTTTTTTCGTAAACATTTATGGCGAAAGGATGAAGTATATTTGCTTGCCGGAGATGAAGTTGTAGTCAGCAAGTCGGGTAAACAGACTTATGGGTTGGATAGATTCTTCTCTAGCCTAGTAAACAAACCTATATCAGGGCTATCTTTCTTTGTCTTGTCGTTAGTAAGTGTTGAGCAAAGACAGTCATTTCCGATTCAAATAGAACAAGTAATCAAGAGTAATACTAAAACAAATATTCAGTTGTCAAGCGAAAAAATAAAAACCAAAGAAAAACGTGGACGTGGACGACCAAAAGGGAGTAAAAACAAAAATAAAACCGAAGTGATATTCACATCTGAACTATTGCTAATTAAAAAGATGATTAATTCACTATTCAAGTTAGTAGCTAATTTTATTCCCCTAACATACTTGGTAGTAGATGGTCATTTTGGTAACAACAACGCTTTACAGATGGCACGACAAGTGAACTTGCACATAATTTCCAAGTTGCGCCACGATTCAGCATTATATATCCCTTATGAAAATCCTGACTATCATAAACGCTCTCGTCGTAAATACGGTGACAAACTAGACTATAGTAATATACCTGACAAATATTTATCTAAAAGTAGCATTGAGGATGAGATTCAAAGTGATATTTATCAAGCCACTCTCCTTCACAAAGAATTTGCCCAAGCTCTAAATGTAGTGATTTTAGTCAAAACCAATCTTAAGACTAATGTTCGTAGCCATGTAGTTCTATTCTCCAGTGACCTGGAATTATCATTTGAAAAAATAATTGATTATTACAAACTCCGCTTTCAAATCGAGTTTAACTTCCGTGATGCAAAGCAGTTTTGGGGGTTGGAAGATTTTATGAATCTGAGGCAAACTGCGGTAACTAACGCTGCTAATTTCGCATTTTTTATGGTTAATTTATCTCATCATCTTCTCGCTGATTTTCGCCTCATTAATCCCGGCTCCGGCATTATTGACCTTAAGGCTCATTATCGTGGCTTTCGATATATCCATGAAATTTTAAAAATGCTTCCAGAAATCCCTGAGCCTATTTTATTAAACCAGATTTTTGCCAAGCTTACTTCTTTAGGACGCATTCATCCCGTTTCTACGGGCGTTGAACCCTCGTAA